A genomic segment from Etheostoma spectabile isolate EspeVRDwgs_2016 chromosome 11, UIUC_Espe_1.0, whole genome shotgun sequence encodes:
- the arhgef7a gene encoding rho guanine nucleotide exchange factor 7a isoform X2 produces the protein MNSAEQTVTWLITLGVLESPKKTISDPEAFLQTSLKDGVVLCRLLERLSPGSTEKIYQEPKNDGECLCNIKEFLKGCTSFRVEPFEASDLLLGLNFSKVLSSLVSLNKVTADIGVGSDSVCARHSSAHRIKSFESLSSQASLGRSSKLLHNQFRSLDMSENSGQQLLVRARFNFQQNNEDELTFDKGDIIGVTRQEDGGWWEGMLNGRTGWFPSNYVREIKGSDKQVSPKSGTLKSPPKGFDTSAISKTYYNLVLQNILETETEYSKDLQSLLTNYLRPLQSIDKLSSSDVALILGNLEEISTFQQMLVQSLEECTKLPESQQRVGGFFLNLMPQMKALYVGYCSNHPSAVNLLTQHSEVLGEFMEGRGAVSPGILTLTTGLSKPFMRLDKYPNLLKELERHMEESHPDRPDIQKCMACFKNLSAQCQEVRKRKELELQILTESIRLWEGDNIKTLGSVLYMSQVLVQSPGLEEKSERYLMLFPHVLLVLSASPRMSGFIFQGKLPLAGMTVTKLEDCEAHKNAFELNGTMFDRLQVVCTNQHDLKDWVEHLTRQIKHTSATGPSHKPLTVPCHTLPSHPLTPSRHAEGRGMTLAPTYHTLPHPSSHGMSHSTMMWGPLEPPNTPKPWSLSCLRPAPPLRPSAALCYKEDLSKSPKSVKKLLPKRKPERKQSEEEFALRKSTAALEEDAQILKVIEAYCTSAKTRQTLNSTWQGTDLMHNHVLADVDRSCMDSPGRRSSVSRPELSSDLSEDSDYDSIWTTHSYRMGSCSRPRRETGLHVIIPGEKKIQVEDPSRNGQSTAEEKSLVDVVYALRDEVQELKQDNKKMRRSLEEEQRARKDLEKIVRRVLKSMNDPTWEETNL, from the exons CCGTTTGAGGCCAGTGACCTGCTGCTAGGACTGAACTTCTCAAAGGTGCTTAGCAGTCTGGTCTCTCTCAATAAAGTGACTGCAG ATATCGGCGTGGGCAGTGACTCAGTGTGCGCCCGACACTCTTCTGCCCATCGCATAAAGTCGTTTGAGTCGCTATCCTCTCAGGCTTCACTGGGCCGCTCATCCAAGCTGCTGCACAACCAGTTTCGCAGTTTG GACATGTCAGAAAACAGCGGACAGCAGCTGCTGGTGAGGGCGCGTTTCAACTTCCAGCAGAACAACGAGGATGAGCTCACCTTTGATAAGGGTGATATCATCGGTGTGACTCGTCAAGAGGATGGCGGCTGGTGGGAGGGGATGCTTAATGGCAGAACTGGGTGGTTTCCTAGCAACTATGTTCGCGAGATCAAAGGCTCTG ACAAACAAGTGTCCCCCAAGTCCGGCACTCTTAAGAGCCCACCTAAAGGCTTTGACACCTCTGCGATCAGCAAGACGTATTATAACTTG GTGTTGCAGAACATTttagaaacagagacagaatatTCCAAGGACCTTCAAAGCCTCCTGACGAACTACCTGCGACCTCTTCAGAGCATTGACAA ACTGAGCAGCTCAGACGTGGCTCTGATTCTGGGAAACCTTGAGGAGATCAGCACCTTCCAGCAGATGCTTGTCCAATCTCTCGAAGAGTGCACTAA gCTTCCGGAGAGCCAGCAAAGGGTGGGAGGCTTCTTCCTCAACCTCATGCCACAGATGAAGGCTCTTTATGTTGGTTACTGCTCCAACCACCCCTCTGCAGTTAATTTGCTCACCCAGCACAG TGAAGTGTTGGGAGAGTTTATGGAGGGGAGGGGTGCAGTCAGTCCTGGGATTCTCACCCTGACCACAGGCCTCAGCAAACCCTTTATGAGACTTGACAAATACCCTAACTTACTCAAAGAGCTGGAGAGACACATGGAG GAGAGTCATCCTGATCGGCCAGACATTCAGAAGTGCATGGCTTGTTTCAAAAATCTTTCT GCTCAGTGCCAGGAGGTGCGGAAGCGTAAGGAGCTGGAGCTGCAGATTCTCACCGAGTCCATCCGGCTATGGGAGGGGGATAACATTAAGACCCTGGGCTCGGTGCTCTACATGAGCCAGGTCTTAGTCCAGAGTCCTGGTTTAGAG GAGAAGAGTGAGCGTTACCTCATGCTCTTCCCTCATGTCCTCCTTGTGTTGTCTGCCAGCCCCAGGATGAGTGGCTTCATATTCCAA GGAAAATTGCCCCTGGCCGGCATGACAGTGACCAAACTAGAAGACTGTGAAGCCCATAAAAACGCTTTTGAGCTCAATG GCACAATGTTTGACCGTCTCCAGGTGGTTTGCACCAACCAGCATGACCTGAAGGACTGGGTGGAACACCTGACCAGACAGATCAAACACACTTCAGCCACAGGACCCAGCCACAAACCACTCACTGTTCCCTGCCACACG CTCCCATCTCACCCTCTCACCCCATCCCGGCATGCTGAGGGAAGGGGCATGACGCTGGCTCCCACCTACCACACCCTGCCTCACCCCTCCTCCCATGGAATGTCTCACAGCACCATGATGTGGGGCCCGCTGGAACCACCAAACACCCCCAAACCCTGGAGTCTAAGCTGTCTGCGACCTGCACCCCCTTTACGACCGTCTGCAGCCCTCTGCTACAAGGAG GATCTTAGTAAAAGTCCTAAGAGTGTAAAGAAACTCCTTCCCAAGCGCAAGCCTGAGAGGAAACAGTCTGAAGAGGAGTTTGCCTTGAGAAAAA GTACAGCTGCTCTGGAAGAAGATGCCCAGATCCTGAAAGTTATTGAGGCTTACTGCACCAGTGCCAAAACCAGGCAGACGCTTAACTCCA CCTGGCAGGGCACTGACCTGATGCACAACCACGTGCTGGCTGATGTGGACCGGTCTTGTATGGACTCCCCGGGCCGCCGTAGCAGCGTGTCACGGCCAGAATTGTCCTCTGACCTTTCGGAGGACTCTGACTATGACTCCATCTGGACCACCCACAGTTACAGGATGGGTTCA TGTTCAA GACCGCGACGGGAAACAGGGCTGCATGTGATCATCCCCGGTGAGAAGAAAATCCAGGTGGAGGATCCCAGTCGCAACGGACAAAGTACAGCGGAAGAAAA GAGCCTGGTGGATGTGGTGTATGCCCTGAGGGATGAGGTTCAAGAGCTAAAACAG GATAATAAGAAAATGAGGAGGTCCctggaggaggagcagagagcACGGAAGGATCTGGAAAAGATTGTGAGGAGGGTGTTAAAGAGCATGAATGACCCAACGTGGGAAGAGACAAACCTCTGA